In Kryptolebias marmoratus isolate JLee-2015 linkage group LG20, ASM164957v2, whole genome shotgun sequence, a genomic segment contains:
- the LOC119618049 gene encoding tripartite motif-containing protein 16-like yields the protein MEQHGVQLDQETISCSICLDLLMNPVTIPCGHSYCMSCIKAHWDQEDHKGIHSCPQCRKNFIPRPVLGKNTMLAALVEQLKKTGLQAAPADHCYAGPEDVACDFCSGRKLKAIKSCLFCLASYCEKHLQPHYDSAAFQKHKLVEPSKNLQENICSRHDEVMKMFCRTDQKCICYLCPVDEHKGHNTVSAAAERAERQRELEVRRQTIQQGIQDREKDVKLLQQEVEAINHSADKTVEDNEKIFSQLIRLIQKRSSDMKQQIRSQQETEVSRVKELQEKLEQEITELKRRDAELKQLSHTEDHNQFLHNYPSVSALSESPHSSSIKTKHLRYFEDVTAAVEELRDKLEDILRDEWTNISLTVSEVDVLLPQPEPESRAGFLKYSCEITLNPNTANTRLLLSEGNRKVTLMNQDQYYSDHPDRFTDYCQVLSRESLTGQCYWEVEWRGTQIFIAVSYKNINRAGNGCQFGFSDKSWALRCFQDSYELWYNNISTTVSGPGSSRVGVYLDHRAGVLSFYSVSETMTLLHRVQTTFTQPLHAGVWVDGVFDFASAEFCKFK from the coding sequence ATGGAGCAACACGGAGTTCAGTTGGACCAAGAAACCATCTCCTGTTCAATATGTTTGGACCTACTGATGAATCCGGTGACTATTCCCTGTGGACACAGCTACTGTATGAGCTGTATTAAAGCCCACTGGGATCAAGAGGATCATAAAGGAATCCACAGCTGTCCTCAGTGCAGGAAAAATTTTATACCGAGGCCTGTCCTGGGAAAAAACACCATGTTAGCAGCTTTagtggagcagctgaagaagacTGGACTCCAAGCTGCTCCTGCTGATCACTGCTATGCTGGACCTGAAGATGTGGCCTGTGATTTCTGCTctggaagaaaactgaaagccATCAAGTCCTGTTTGTTCTGTCTGGCCTCCTACTGTGAGAAACACCTTCAGCCTCATTATGATTCAGCTGCATTTCAGAAACACAAGCTGGTGGAGCCCTCCAAGAACCTGCAGGAGAACATCTGCTCTCGTCATGATGAGGTGATGAAGATGTTCTGTCGTACTGATCAGAAGTGTATCTGTTATCTCTGCCCTGTGGATGAACATAAAGGCCACAACacagtctcagctgcagcagaaagagctgagaggcagagagagctCGAGGTGAGGCGACAAACAATCCAGCAGGGAATCcaggacagagagaaagatgtgAAGCTGCTTCAACAGGAGGTGGAGGCCATCAATCActctgctgataaaacagtGGAGGACAATGAGAAGATCTTCTCTCAGCTGATCCGTCTCATCCAGAAGAGAAGCTCTGATATGAAGCAGCAGATCAGAtcccagcaggaaactgaagtgAGTCGAGTCAAAGAgcttcaggagaagctggagcaggagatcactgagctgaagaggagagatgctgagctgaagcagctctcacacacagaggatCACAACCAGTTTCTCCACAACTACCCCTCAGTGTCAGCACTCAGTGAGTCTCCACACTCATCCAGCATCAAGACCAAACATCTGAGATACTTTGAGGACgtgacagcagctgtggaggagctcagagacaaactAGAGGACATTCTGAGGGACGAATGGACAAACATCTCACTGACTGTTTCTGAGGTGGATGTTTTACTGccacaaccagaaccagagagCAGAGCTGGATTCTTGAAATATTCCTGTGAAATCACCCTGaatccaaacacagcaaacacacgGCTGTTACTGTCTGAGGGGAACAGAAAGGTGACATTAATGAACCAAGATCAGTATTACTCTGATCATCCAGACAGATTCACTGATTATTGTCAGGTCCTGAGCAGAGAGAGTCTGACGGGACAATGTTACTGGGAGGTGGAGTGGAGAGGAACACAAATTTTTATTGCAGTCTCGTACAAGAACATCAACAGAGCAGGGAATGGATGTCAGTTCGGATTTAGTGACAAATCCTGGGCATTACGTTGTTTCCAAGATAGTTATGAACTTTGGTACAACAACATCTCAACAACCgtctcaggtcctggttcctccAGAGTCGGAGTGTACCTGGACCACAGAGCAGGTGTTCTGTCCTTCTACAGCGTCTCTGAAACCATGACTCTcctccacagagtccagaccacGTTCACTCAGCCGCTCCACGCTGGAGTTTGGGTTGATGGCGTGTTTGACTTTGCGAGTGCTGAgttctgtaaatttaaataa